One window from the genome of Paracoccus marcusii encodes:
- the pheS gene encoding phenylalanine--tRNA ligase subunit alpha — protein sequence MDDLTPLRQQWLDRISAASDPQAIEDVRLSALGKKGELSLMMRELGRMSPEERQTTGKALNQIRDEIDAALRARKLALEDAALDARLRDEWLDVTLPGRPRRQGSIHPISQVTDEVTAIFADMGFAVAEGPQVESDWYNFDALNIAPEHPARQEHDTFFMHRAPGDDRPPHVLRTHTSPVQIRAMQDHGAPVRVIAPGRVYRMDMDQTHTPMFHQIEGVAIDRDISMAHLKWTLEEFCRAFFEVPSVELRFRASHFPFTEPSAEVDIRCSWEGGQLKIGEGNSWLEILGSGMMHPHVLRSGGIDPDQWQGFAFGMGIDRIAMLKYGIPDLRAFFESDLRWLRHYGFAAGDVPSVSGGLSR from the coding sequence ATGGACGATCTGACCCCCCTGCGCCAGCAATGGCTGGACCGCATTTCTGCCGCCTCCGACCCTCAGGCCATCGAGGACGTGCGCCTGTCCGCGCTTGGCAAGAAGGGCGAGCTGAGCCTGATGATGCGCGAGCTGGGCCGCATGTCCCCCGAGGAGCGCCAGACCACCGGCAAGGCGCTGAACCAGATCCGCGACGAGATCGACGCCGCCCTGCGCGCGCGCAAGCTGGCGCTTGAGGATGCGGCGCTGGACGCGCGTCTGCGCGACGAATGGCTGGACGTGACCCTGCCGGGCCGTCCGCGCCGCCAGGGGTCGATCCACCCGATCAGCCAGGTCACCGACGAGGTCACGGCGATCTTCGCCGACATGGGTTTCGCCGTCGCCGAAGGGCCGCAGGTCGAAAGCGACTGGTACAATTTCGACGCCCTGAACATCGCCCCCGAACATCCCGCACGGCAGGAGCACGACACCTTCTTCATGCACCGCGCCCCGGGCGACGACCGTCCGCCGCACGTGCTGCGCACCCACACGTCGCCGGTGCAGATCCGCGCCATGCAGGATCACGGCGCCCCGGTCCGCGTGATCGCGCCGGGCCGCGTCTATCGCATGGACATGGACCAGACGCACACGCCGATGTTCCACCAGATCGAGGGCGTGGCCATCGACCGCGACATCAGCATGGCGCATCTGAAATGGACGCTGGAGGAATTCTGCCGGGCCTTCTTCGAGGTGCCATCGGTCGAGCTGCGCTTCCGCGCGTCGCATTTCCCCTTCACCGAACCCTCGGCCGAGGTGGACATCCGCTGTTCCTGGGAAGGCGGCCAGCTGAAGATCGGCGAGGGCAATTCCTGGCTGGAGATCCTGGGTTCGGGGATGATGCATCCGCATGTCCTGCGCTCTGGCGGGATCGACCCGGATCAATGGCAGGGCTTTGCCTTTGGCATGGGCATCGACCGCATCGCGATGCTGAAATACGGCATCCCCGATCTGCGCGCCTTCTTCGAAAGCGACCTGCGCTGGCTGCGCCACTATGGCTTTGCAGCAGGCGACGTGCCGAGCGTCAGCGGCGGGTTGTCGCGCTGA
- a CDS encoding alanine/glycine:cation symporter family protein — translation MTAIIDFLNTIFWGYVLIYGLLAVGIYFTLRLGFLQFVHFAEMWRCVRGSGETDKDGITPFQALSVSLASRVGTGNIAGVAVALTLGGPGAIFWMWMVALVGMATAYAESTLAQLYKVHGSDGMYRGGPAQYIARGLGLPWLAALFAVALIVAFGLVFNAVQANSIAQAVEGAFGIGAGMVGIGVAILSGIIIFGGIPQIARAAQFIVPIMAGLYLLAAVVILVMNITEVPGILGGIVRSAFGLQETVGGVAGGVAAAMLNGVKRGLFSNEAGMGSAPNIAAVAVPNPHHPSSQGFVQALGVFIDTILVCTATAVMILLADVMPSDQLTGVNLTQAALTDHFGGFGQIFVAVAIFFFAFTSIIGNYSYAENAIVYLGAGKPGIMVLRLAALGMVVWGSLQAVTTVFNFADASMGLMATINLIAIVALSGTVAVVTRDYLRQRKAGHEPTFRIGDHPGIAPGVNRDIWK, via the coding sequence ATGACCGCCATCATCGATTTCCTCAACACCATCTTCTGGGGCTATGTGCTGATCTACGGCCTGCTGGCCGTGGGCATCTACTTCACCCTGCGCCTGGGCTTCCTGCAGTTCGTCCACTTTGCCGAGATGTGGCGCTGCGTGCGCGGATCGGGAGAGACGGACAAGGACGGAATTACCCCGTTCCAGGCGCTGTCGGTGTCGCTGGCCAGCCGCGTGGGCACTGGCAACATCGCGGGGGTCGCTGTGGCGCTGACGCTGGGCGGGCCGGGCGCGATCTTCTGGATGTGGATGGTGGCACTGGTCGGCATGGCCACAGCCTATGCGGAATCGACGCTGGCGCAGCTTTACAAGGTGCACGGGTCGGACGGGATGTATCGCGGCGGACCGGCGCAATACATCGCCCGCGGCCTGGGCCTGCCCTGGCTGGCCGCACTGTTCGCGGTCGCGCTGATCGTCGCCTTCGGCCTGGTGTTCAACGCGGTCCAGGCCAACTCGATCGCGCAGGCGGTCGAGGGCGCCTTCGGCATCGGCGCGGGCATGGTCGGCATCGGCGTGGCGATCCTGTCGGGCATCATCATCTTCGGCGGCATCCCCCAGATCGCGCGGGCGGCCCAGTTCATCGTGCCGATCATGGCGGGTCTCTACCTGCTGGCGGCGGTCGTCATCCTGGTGATGAACATCACCGAGGTGCCGGGCATCCTGGGCGGCATCGTGCGTTCGGCCTTCGGCCTGCAGGAGACCGTGGGCGGGGTCGCGGGCGGCGTCGCGGCGGCCATGCTGAACGGGGTCAAGCGTGGTCTCTTCTCGAACGAGGCCGGCATGGGCTCGGCCCCCAACATCGCGGCGGTGGCAGTGCCTAACCCGCATCACCCCTCCAGCCAGGGCTTCGTGCAGGCCCTGGGCGTCTTCATCGACACCATCCTGGTCTGCACGGCGACCGCGGTGATGATCCTGCTGGCCGATGTCATGCCCTCGGATCAGCTGACCGGGGTGAACCTGACCCAGGCCGCGCTGACCGACCATTTCGGCGGCTTCGGCCAGATCTTCGTGGCGGTGGCGATCTTCTTCTTCGCCTTCACCTCGATCATCGGCAACTATTCCTATGCCGAGAACGCCATCGTCTATCTGGGCGCGGGCAAGCCGGGCATCATGGTCCTGCGGCTGGCGGCACTGGGCATGGTGGTCTGGGGCTCGCTGCAGGCGGTCACGACCGTCTTCAACTTCGCCGATGCCAGCATGGGGCTGATGGCCACGATCAACCTGATCGCCATCGTCGCGCTGTCGGGGACCGTCGCGGTCGTCACCCGCGACTATCTGCGCCAGCGCAAGGCCGGGCACGAGCCGACCTTCCGCATCGGCGATCACCCCGGCATCGCGCCGGGCGTGAACCGCGACATCTGGAAATAA
- a CDS encoding TM2 domain-containing protein, translated as MDVQRELLIEQRVANEAKSPLIAYLLLIFLWGFGLHRMYLGRWISGFIMLAIWGVGWLTVPILIGWPAVGFVVLWCIIDLFLIPGMVRADREDIRRRLR; from the coding sequence ATGGATGTGCAGCGCGAATTGCTGATCGAGCAGCGGGTGGCCAACGAGGCGAAATCGCCGCTGATCGCCTATCTGCTGCTGATCTTCCTCTGGGGGTTCGGCTTGCACCGCATGTATTTGGGCCGCTGGATCAGCGGGTTCATCATGCTGGCCATTTGGGGCGTCGGCTGGCTGACGGTGCCGATCCTGATCGGCTGGCCCGCGGTGGGCTTTGTGGTGCTGTGGTGCATCATCGACCTGTTCCTGATCCCCGGAATGGTCCGCGCGGATCGCGAGGACATCCGTCGTCGGCTGCGGTGA
- a CDS encoding LysR family transcriptional regulator ArgP, producing the protein MLDYAAARAVATIVRTGSFEAAARALGVTPSAISQRVRNLEERLGTVLIRRGQPCTATEAGARLCRHMDHVGMLEQTLAQHLPGVADGDAARVTVTIATNADSLGTWLMPALAAHARDSGHLFQIAIDDEQHTADGLRQGRVLAAVTSLDSPVQGCAVRPLGRLRYHATASPDFMRRHFPDGVTAAALARAPALAFDRKDGLQLAWVRQVTGQSPVLPAHGLASTQGFVDACRAGLGWGLNPEMLVADDLASGRLVQMVPDTPLDVSLYWQIGRLAEDRLSGLTRAVQAAAAAALLPATSGPLSNG; encoded by the coding sequence ATGCTGGATTATGCCGCTGCCCGTGCCGTTGCGACGATCGTGCGGACCGGCAGCTTCGAGGCCGCGGCGCGGGCTCTTGGGGTGACGCCTTCGGCGATCTCGCAGCGGGTCCGCAATCTGGAGGAGCGGTTGGGCACCGTCCTGATCCGTCGCGGACAGCCCTGTACCGCGACCGAAGCCGGAGCCCGCCTGTGCCGCCACATGGACCATGTGGGCATGCTGGAACAGACATTGGCGCAGCACCTGCCGGGGGTGGCCGACGGGGATGCCGCGCGGGTCACGGTGACGATCGCGACGAATGCCGACAGCTTGGGCACCTGGCTGATGCCCGCCCTGGCCGCCCATGCGCGCGACAGCGGGCACCTGTTCCAGATCGCCATCGACGACGAACAGCACACCGCCGACGGGCTGCGGCAGGGCAGGGTGCTGGCCGCCGTGACATCGCTGGACAGCCCGGTGCAGGGCTGCGCGGTGCGGCCCCTGGGGCGGCTGCGCTATCACGCGACGGCCAGCCCCGATTTCATGCGGCGGCATTTCCCTGACGGGGTGACGGCGGCGGCGCTGGCCCGTGCGCCGGCGCTGGCCTTTGATCGCAAGGACGGGCTGCAGCTGGCTTGGGTCCGACAGGTCACGGGGCAATCGCCGGTGCTGCCCGCGCATGGCCTGGCCTCGACCCAAGGTTTCGTGGATGCGTGCCGCGCGGGGCTGGGCTGGGGGCTGAACCCCGAGATGCTGGTGGCGGATGACCTGGCCTCGGGTAGGCTGGTGCAGATGGTGCCGGACACGCCGCTGGACGTGTCGCTGTACTGGCAGATCGGGCGGCTGGCTGAGGACCGGCTGTCCGGGCTGACGCGCGCGGTGCAGGCGGCGGCGGCCGCAGCCCTGCTGCCCGCGACATCTGGGCCGCTGTCCAACGGTTGA
- the pheT gene encoding phenylalanine--tRNA ligase subunit beta, which yields MKFTLSWLKEHLDTTATIDQIAEALTDLGLEVEEIADPAARLGTFTLARIDHAEQHPDADRLRVCRVMTDEGEKQIVCGAPNARAGITVVLAKPGDYVPGIDTTLGVGKIRGVESHGMMASERELELSEEHDGIIELPSGEVGQRFVDWLAQNAPDKIDPMIHIKITPNRPDALGVHGVARDLAARGLGTLKAVTVDAVPGAFPCPVGVTIDAGVAAKAPFFAGRVVRGVTNGPSPAWLQKRLRAIGLRPINALVDITNFFTFDLNRPLHVFDAGKVAGDLILRGARAGEELVALDDKTYALPEGAVVICDDNGIESIAGIMGGAASGASEKTRDVFIEAAYFDPISTAATGRALKINSDARYRFERGIDPAFTLPGLELATRMVLDLCGGEASEVVSAGALPDTGRAYRLDPARTSRLVGMDIDEADQRATLEALGFRLEGEMAHVPSWRPDVLGEADLVEEIARIASLTKLQGKPLPRAQAGVPKPVLTPLQVREKTARRMAAALGYNECVTYSFIDQASAALFGGGDDAVRVENPISSEMSHLRPDLLPGLLQAAARNQARGFADLALFELGPVFSGGEPGEQAVRISGLLVGQTAPRDPFGSRRKVDLYDAKADAEAILNAVGAPARAQINRKLDGWWHPGRAGNIALGPNVLATFGEIHPKVLRQMDVKGPAVGFTIQLAAVPFPKVKTPTRPALELSELQAVDRDFAFVVDAGVEALTLVNAAAGADKALIAGVSVFDQFQGLEGGQKSLAITVRLQPRDKTLTDADIEAVSRKIVEKVEKATGGRLRA from the coding sequence ATGAAGTTCACCCTCTCCTGGCTCAAGGAGCATCTCGACACCACCGCGACCATCGACCAGATCGCCGAGGCGCTGACCGATCTTGGCCTGGAGGTCGAGGAGATCGCGGACCCTGCCGCTAGGCTGGGGACCTTTACCCTGGCGCGGATCGATCATGCCGAACAGCATCCCGATGCCGATCGCCTGCGCGTCTGCCGGGTGATGACGGACGAGGGCGAAAAGCAGATCGTCTGCGGCGCGCCCAATGCGCGGGCGGGCATCACGGTCGTGCTGGCCAAGCCCGGCGATTACGTCCCCGGCATCGACACGACGCTTGGCGTGGGCAAGATCCGCGGCGTCGAAAGCCACGGCATGATGGCCTCCGAACGCGAGCTGGAGCTGTCCGAAGAGCATGACGGCATCATCGAGCTGCCGTCCGGCGAGGTCGGGCAGCGCTTCGTCGACTGGCTGGCGCAGAACGCGCCGGACAAGATCGACCCGATGATCCACATCAAGATCACGCCGAACCGCCCCGACGCCCTGGGCGTCCACGGCGTCGCCCGCGACCTGGCGGCGCGCGGCTTGGGCACGTTGAAGGCCGTGACGGTCGATGCGGTGCCCGGCGCCTTTCCCTGCCCGGTGGGGGTGACCATCGACGCGGGCGTGGCCGCCAAGGCGCCGTTCTTTGCGGGCCGCGTGGTGCGGGGGGTGACGAACGGCCCGTCGCCCGCCTGGCTGCAGAAGCGCCTGCGCGCGATCGGCCTGCGCCCGATCAATGCGCTGGTGGACATCACCAACTTCTTCACCTTCGACCTGAACCGGCCGCTGCACGTGTTCGACGCGGGCAAGGTCGCGGGCGACCTGATCCTGCGCGGCGCACGGGCCGGAGAGGAGCTGGTGGCGCTGGACGACAAGACCTATGCCCTGCCCGAAGGCGCGGTGGTGATCTGCGACGACAACGGCATCGAAAGCATCGCGGGCATCATGGGCGGCGCGGCATCTGGCGCGTCCGAGAAGACGCGCGACGTCTTCATCGAGGCCGCCTATTTTGACCCGATCAGCACCGCCGCCACCGGCCGCGCGCTGAAGATCAACAGCGATGCGCGCTATCGCTTTGAACGCGGCATCGACCCGGCCTTCACCCTGCCGGGGCTGGAGCTGGCCACGCGCATGGTGCTGGACCTCTGCGGTGGCGAGGCCTCCGAGGTGGTGAGTGCCGGCGCGCTGCCCGACACGGGCCGCGCCTATCGCCTGGACCCCGCGCGCACCAGCCGCCTGGTCGGCATGGATATCGACGAGGCCGATCAGCGCGCCACGCTGGAAGCCCTGGGCTTCCGGCTGGAGGGCGAGATGGCGCATGTCCCCTCCTGGCGTCCCGACGTGCTGGGCGAGGCCGATCTGGTCGAGGAGATCGCCCGCATCGCCAGCCTGACCAAGCTGCAGGGCAAGCCCCTGCCGCGGGCCCAGGCCGGGGTGCCAAAGCCCGTGCTGACGCCCCTGCAGGTCCGCGAGAAGACGGCGCGGCGCATGGCGGCGGCTTTGGGCTACAACGAATGCGTGACCTACAGCTTCATCGACCAGGCCTCGGCGGCGCTGTTCGGCGGCGGGGATGATGCAGTGCGCGTCGAGAACCCGATCAGCAGCGAGATGAGCCATCTGCGCCCCGACCTGCTGCCCGGCCTGCTGCAGGCCGCGGCGCGCAACCAGGCGCGCGGCTTCGCCGATCTGGCGCTGTTCGAGCTGGGCCCGGTCTTTTCGGGCGGAGAGCCGGGCGAGCAGGCGGTCCGCATCAGCGGGCTGCTGGTCGGCCAGACCGCGCCGCGCGACCCCTTCGGCAGCCGCCGCAAGGTGGACCTCTATGACGCCAAGGCCGATGCCGAGGCGATCCTGAACGCCGTCGGCGCGCCTGCGCGTGCGCAGATCAACCGCAAGCTGGATGGCTGGTGGCATCCGGGGCGTGCGGGCAACATCGCGCTCGGGCCGAACGTGCTGGCAACCTTCGGCGAGATCCACCCCAAGGTCCTGCGCCAGATGGACGTCAAGGGGCCGGCCGTGGGCTTCACGATCCAGCTGGCCGCGGTGCCCTTCCCCAAGGTCAAGACGCCCACGCGCCCCGCGCTGGAGCTGTCCGAACTGCAGGCCGTCGATCGCGATTTCGCCTTCGTCGTGGATGCGGGGGTCGAGGCGCTGACCCTGGTCAACGCCGCCGCCGGGGCCGACAAGGCGCTGATCGCAGGCGTGTCCGTCTTTGACCAGTTCCAGGGGCTGGAGGGCGGCCAGAAATCGCTGGCCATCACCGTGCGCCTGCAGCCGCGCGACAAGACGCTGACCGATGCCGATATCGAGGCGGTCAGCCGCAAGATCGTCGAGAAGGTCGAAAAGGCCACGGGCGGCCGCCTGCGCGCCTGA
- the rplT gene encoding 50S ribosomal protein L20, which yields MSRVKSGKVTHARHKKVLDQAKGYYGARSRNFRTATQAVDKANQYATRDRKNRKRNFRALWIQRINAAVRAVDAEMTYSRFINLLSKAGIEVDRKVLADLAVNEPDAFGAIVAQAKAAA from the coding sequence ATGTCCCGCGTTAAATCCGGCAAGGTGACCCACGCCCGTCACAAGAAAGTCCTTGATCAAGCCAAGGGCTACTATGGCGCGCGCTCGCGCAACTTCCGCACCGCCACCCAGGCCGTCGACAAGGCCAACCAGTACGCGACCCGCGACCGCAAGAACCGCAAGCGCAACTTCCGCGCGCTGTGGATCCAGCGGATCAACGCCGCCGTCCGCGCCGTCGATGCCGAGATGACCTATTCGCGCTTCATCAACCTGCTGTCGAAAGCCGGCATCGAGGTTGACCGCAAGGTTCTGGCCGACCTGGCCGTGAACGAACCCGACGCGTTCGGCGCGATCGTGGCACAGGCCAAAGCCGCCGCCTGA
- a CDS encoding TM2 domain-containing protein, whose amino-acid sequence MIAYLLLVFLGGFGAHRFYLGKTGTAVAMLILWVLGWMTLILGVGLIMLAAVGIWAFVDLFLIPGIIRADQDALRQRLAVEFGGHSGPHPTAFPASAPGVPFTA is encoded by the coding sequence GTGATCGCCTATCTTCTGCTGGTTTTTCTGGGTGGATTCGGGGCGCACAGGTTCTATCTAGGCAAGACCGGCACGGCAGTCGCCATGCTGATCCTGTGGGTGCTGGGCTGGATGACGCTGATCCTCGGGGTCGGACTGATCATGCTGGCCGCAGTCGGGATTTGGGCGTTCGTCGATCTGTTCCTGATCCCCGGGATCATCAGGGCCGATCAGGACGCCCTGCGGCAGAGGCTGGCCGTGGAGTTCGGGGGTCATTCCGGACCGCACCCAACCGCCTTCCCCGCATCCGCACCGGGCGTTCCGTTCACCGCCTGA
- a CDS encoding LysE/ArgO family amino acid transporter yields MSPAIFLTGLMTGLSLIVAIGAQNAFVLRQGLSGDHVLAVCLTCALSDAVLIVLGVTSFGRIAQLLPWIDPVMRVAGAAFLIWYGARSLRAAISATGALEAGGGRGPGGLRRTVLACLALTWLNPHVYLDTVVLLGTISTRFAGDRDAFAAGAVTGSFLFFFALGYGAAWLRPVFANPTAWRILEAVIAVVMWSIAAKLLLG; encoded by the coding sequence ATGAGCCCTGCGATCTTTCTGACCGGCCTGATGACGGGCCTCAGCCTGATCGTGGCGATCGGTGCGCAAAACGCCTTCGTGCTGCGCCAGGGCCTGAGCGGGGATCACGTGCTGGCGGTCTGCCTGACCTGCGCGCTGTCGGATGCGGTGCTGATCGTGCTGGGCGTCACCAGCTTTGGCCGCATCGCGCAGTTGCTGCCCTGGATCGACCCGGTGATGCGCGTGGCAGGGGCGGCGTTCCTGATCTGGTACGGGGCGCGCAGCCTGCGCGCGGCGATCAGCGCGACCGGGGCGCTGGAGGCAGGCGGCGGGCGCGGACCGGGCGGGCTGCGGCGAACGGTTCTGGCCTGCTTGGCGCTGACATGGCTGAACCCGCATGTCTATCTGGACACGGTCGTGCTGTTGGGCACGATCTCGACCCGGTTCGCGGGGGACCGCGACGCGTTCGCGGCGGGCGCGGTGACGGGGTCGTTCCTGTTCTTCTTCGCCCTGGGCTATGGCGCCGCCTGGCTGCGGCCGGTCTTTGCCAACCCCACCGCCTGGCGCATCCTGGAGGCGGTGATCGCCGTCGTCATGTGGTCCATCGCCGCCAAGCTGCTGCTGGGGTGA
- a CDS encoding CsbD family protein produces the protein MGEMTDKAKAAGNKLAGNVKEGIGKMTDNERLEAEGKAQQAKGTAQNVSGTVKGKLGDDI, from the coding sequence ATGGGCGAGATGACCGACAAGGCGAAAGCCGCAGGGAACAAGCTGGCAGGCAACGTCAAGGAGGGCATCGGCAAGATGACCGACAACGAGCGTCTGGAAGCCGAAGGCAAGGCCCAGCAGGCCAAGGGGACCGCACAGAACGTGTCGGGCACCGTCAAGGGCAAGCTGGGCGACGACATCTGA
- a CDS encoding cytochrome P450: protein MFDLPQADPAKVPLATVPLGLWGTAMTARRNVLELIPAIATRQPIVSGKTGVSWHMVMDPTALRRILKEKLDDYPKSVTTKLILNPAIGDSLFVAEGAHWRWQRRAAAPAFAQRHVEALGPVMTAAAEASCRRLAGARGPVDLFQETVAATFDVISDVTFSGDGMFDRDAVHQSIDAYIAQTAKLSLMDVLGLPAWLPRPGRLFSGPGLKRMKAIADQSIAARAQAAEKHGPPDLLDLLLVAQDPETGRTMTRDELRDNLLTFIVAGHETTALTLAWALYLMAFAPDIQEAAAEEARRALGDRAATAADLGALPLTMRIVNETLRLYPPAAFLSRTAQARDTLCGRQINPGDTVMMPIYALHRHHLLWDRPDAFDPDRFLSAPDRYAFLPFGAGPRICIGASFALQEAVIILSTLLARFRFARVPGREPQPRMILTLRPEGGVWLTVTPRD from the coding sequence ATGTTCGACCTGCCCCAAGCCGATCCCGCCAAGGTGCCGTTGGCGACCGTCCCCCTTGGCCTGTGGGGCACGGCCATGACCGCGCGCCGCAACGTGCTGGAACTGATCCCTGCCATCGCCACGCGCCAGCCCATCGTGTCGGGCAAGACCGGCGTCAGTTGGCACATGGTGATGGACCCGACCGCCCTGCGCCGGATCCTCAAGGAGAAGCTGGACGACTATCCGAAATCGGTTACGACCAAGCTGATCCTGAACCCGGCCATCGGTGACAGCCTGTTCGTGGCCGAGGGTGCGCATTGGCGCTGGCAGCGCCGCGCCGCCGCCCCGGCCTTTGCACAACGCCATGTCGAGGCGCTTGGCCCCGTGATGACCGCCGCCGCCGAGGCGTCCTGCCGCCGTCTGGCGGGCGCGCGCGGTCCGGTCGATCTGTTCCAGGAGACGGTGGCCGCCACCTTCGACGTGATTTCCGATGTGACCTTTTCCGGCGACGGGATGTTCGACCGCGATGCGGTGCATCAGTCAATCGACGCCTATATCGCGCAGACGGCCAAACTGTCGCTGATGGACGTGCTGGGCCTGCCCGCCTGGCTGCCGCGGCCGGGGCGGCTGTTTTCCGGCCCAGGGCTGAAGCGGATGAAGGCCATCGCGGACCAGTCCATCGCCGCTCGCGCGCAGGCCGCCGAAAAGCACGGGCCGCCCGACCTGCTGGACCTGCTGCTGGTCGCGCAGGACCCCGAGACCGGGCGCACGATGACCCGCGACGAACTGCGCGACAACCTGCTGACCTTCATCGTGGCGGGGCACGAGACGACCGCCTTGACGCTGGCATGGGCGCTGTACCTGATGGCCTTCGCACCCGACATCCAGGAGGCCGCCGCCGAGGAGGCGCGCCGTGCCTTGGGCGACCGCGCCGCCACCGCCGCCGATCTGGGCGCGCTTCCCCTGACCATGCGCATCGTGAACGAGACGTTGCGCCTGTACCCGCCCGCGGCCTTCCTGTCGCGCACCGCCCAGGCCCGCGACACGCTGTGCGGGCGCCAGATCAATCCCGGCGATACGGTCATGATGCCGATCTATGCGCTGCACCGGCATCACCTGCTGTGGGACCGGCCCGACGCCTTCGACCCCGACCGCTTTCTGAGCGCGCCCGACCGATATGCGTTCCTGCCCTTCGGCGCGGGGCCGCGCATCTGCATCGGCGCCAGCTTTGCCCTGCAGGAGGCGGTGATCATCCTGTCGACGCTGCTGGCGCGATTTCGCTTTGCCCGCGTGCCGGGGCGAGAGCCGCAGCCGCGCATGATCCTGACGCTGCGCCCCGAAGGCGGGGTCTGGCTGACCGTGACGCCCCGCGACTAA
- the rpmI gene encoding 50S ribosomal protein L35 — MPKMKTKSAAKKRFSMTASGKVKAGQAGKRHGMIKRTTKFIRDARGTTILSDADAKIVKKYMPYAR; from the coding sequence ATGCCGAAGATGAAGACCAAATCCGCTGCCAAGAAGCGGTTCTCGATGACGGCCTCGGGCAAGGTCAAGGCAGGTCAGGCCGGCAAGCGCCACGGCATGATCAAGCGCACGACCAAGTTCATTCGCGACGCGCGCGGCACCACCATCCTGTCGGATGCGGATGCCAAGATCGTCAAGAAATACATGCCCTACGCTCGCTGA